The proteins below are encoded in one region of Amycolatopsis acidiphila:
- a CDS encoding ArsR/SmtB family transcription factor, with protein MASMFEVLAEPRRREILDLLRGRERPVGDLVDRLSLTQPAVSKHLKVLREAGLVEVRQDAQRRWYRLRVQPLVELDEWLAPYRRMWEAGFDALERHLDSEGDD; from the coding sequence ATGGCATCAATGTTCGAGGTGCTGGCCGAACCCCGGCGCCGCGAGATCCTCGACCTGCTGCGCGGCCGCGAACGCCCGGTCGGCGACCTGGTGGACCGGCTCTCGCTCACCCAGCCCGCGGTGTCCAAGCATCTGAAGGTCCTGCGTGAGGCGGGCCTGGTCGAGGTGCGCCAGGACGCGCAACGGCGCTGGTACCGGCTGCGCGTGCAGCCGCTCGTCGAGCTGGACGAGTGGCTCGCGCCGTACCGGCGGATGTGGGAGGCCGGCTTCGACGCCCTCGAACGCCACCTCGACAGCGAAGGGGACGACTGA
- a CDS encoding PadR family transcriptional regulator has translation MSTAKQVLTPLAMAILELLHEKPMHPYEMTQLMRHRRVDYRVKLRPGSLYHTVERLEGQGFIEVVDTQRQGRRPERTVYAMTEQGRDTFADQARDMIATPAQEYPQYPVALSAASELDQHDVMDQLRMRAINLRARIAADEVVIEQVLKEDLPTMYWIEHAFTHHQRKSELDWTEQLIADLESGRITWPDEQKPDQLPHLSIVDEKERSDGKTA, from the coding sequence GTGTCCACCGCAAAGCAGGTGCTCACTCCCCTCGCGATGGCGATCCTCGAGCTCCTGCACGAGAAGCCCATGCACCCCTACGAGATGACCCAGCTGATGCGCCACCGCCGCGTCGACTACCGGGTCAAGCTGCGGCCCGGCTCGCTCTACCACACGGTCGAGCGCCTCGAGGGCCAGGGCTTCATCGAGGTCGTGGACACCCAGCGCCAGGGGCGGCGTCCCGAGCGCACCGTCTACGCGATGACCGAGCAGGGTCGCGACACCTTCGCCGACCAGGCGCGCGACATGATCGCCACGCCGGCCCAGGAGTACCCGCAGTACCCGGTCGCGCTCTCCGCCGCCAGCGAGCTGGACCAGCACGACGTCATGGACCAGCTCCGGATGCGCGCGATCAACCTCAGGGCCCGCATCGCCGCGGACGAGGTCGTCATCGAGCAGGTGCTGAAAGAGGACCTGCCCACCATGTACTGGATCGAGCACGCCTTCACCCACCATCAGCGCAAGTCCGAACTGGACTGGACCGAGCAGCTGATCGCCGACCTCGAGTCCGGCCGCATCACCTGGCCCGACGAGCAGAAGCCGGACCAGCTCCCCCATCTCTCCATTGTGGACGAAAAGGAAAGATCCGATGGCAAGACAGCCTAA
- a CDS encoding acyl-CoA carboxylase subunit beta, translating into MSSATEPIGTPPVEEPDIHTTAGKLADLYLRYDEAVHAGSARAVERQHAKGKKTARERIDLLLDPGSFVELDELARHRSTNFGQENNRPYGDGVVTGYGTVDGRPVCVFSQDVTVFGGSLGEVYGEKIVKVMDLAIKTGRPIIGINEGGGARIQEGVVSLGLYGEIFRRNVQASGVIPQISLIMGANAGGHVYSPALTDFVVMVDQTSHMFITGPDVVKTVTGEEVTFEELGGARTHNTKSGNAHYLGSDEEDAVAYVKELLSFLPSNNLSDPPVFEAPEPSGESIADGVSETDVELNTLIPDSPNQPYDMHEVITRVLDDGDFLEVQELFAPNVLVGFGRVDGHAVGVVANQPTQFAGCLDIDASEKAARFVRTCDAFNIPVLTFVDVPGFLPGTDQEWNGIIRRGAKLIFAYAEATVPLVTVITRKAYGGAYDVMGSKHLGADLNLAWPTAQVAVMGAQGAANIVHRKTLAKAAEEGKDVEALRAELIQEYEDALLNPYEAAERGYVDSVIVPAHTRGHVARALSMLRDKRETLPPKKHGNIPL; encoded by the coding sequence ATGAGCAGCGCGACGGAGCCGATCGGGACGCCCCCAGTGGAAGAACCGGACATCCACACCACGGCCGGGAAGCTCGCCGACCTGTACCTGCGCTACGACGAGGCGGTCCACGCCGGCTCGGCACGCGCGGTGGAGCGTCAGCACGCGAAGGGCAAGAAGACCGCGCGCGAACGGATCGACCTGCTGCTGGACCCGGGCTCGTTCGTCGAGCTGGACGAGCTGGCGCGGCACCGGTCCACGAACTTCGGGCAGGAGAACAACCGGCCCTACGGCGACGGCGTGGTGACCGGCTACGGCACCGTCGACGGGCGCCCGGTGTGCGTGTTCAGCCAGGACGTGACCGTGTTCGGCGGCTCGCTCGGCGAGGTCTACGGCGAGAAGATCGTCAAGGTGATGGACCTGGCGATCAAGACCGGCAGGCCGATCATCGGGATCAACGAGGGCGGCGGCGCGCGCATCCAGGAAGGCGTCGTGTCGCTCGGCCTGTACGGCGAGATCTTCCGCCGCAACGTGCAGGCCTCCGGCGTCATCCCGCAGATCTCGCTGATCATGGGCGCGAACGCGGGCGGGCACGTCTACTCCCCCGCGCTGACCGACTTCGTCGTGATGGTGGACCAGACCTCGCACATGTTCATCACCGGTCCGGACGTGGTGAAGACGGTGACCGGCGAGGAGGTCACGTTCGAGGAGCTCGGCGGCGCACGCACGCACAACACCAAGTCCGGCAACGCGCACTACCTCGGCTCGGACGAGGAGGACGCGGTCGCCTACGTCAAGGAACTGCTGTCGTTCCTGCCGTCGAACAACCTGTCCGACCCGCCGGTGTTCGAGGCGCCGGAGCCCTCGGGCGAGTCCATCGCGGACGGCGTCAGCGAGACCGACGTCGAGCTCAACACCCTCATCCCGGACTCGCCCAACCAGCCCTACGACATGCACGAGGTCATCACCCGCGTCCTCGACGACGGCGACTTCCTCGAGGTCCAGGAGCTGTTCGCGCCCAACGTGCTGGTCGGGTTCGGCCGCGTCGACGGGCACGCCGTCGGCGTCGTGGCCAACCAACCCACCCAGTTCGCTGGCTGCCTCGACATCGACGCCTCCGAGAAGGCCGCCCGCTTCGTCCGCACCTGCGACGCGTTCAACATCCCGGTACTGACCTTCGTCGACGTCCCCGGCTTCCTGCCCGGCACCGACCAGGAGTGGAACGGCATCATCCGCCGCGGCGCGAAGCTGATCTTCGCCTACGCCGAGGCCACCGTCCCGCTCGTCACGGTGATCACGCGCAAGGCGTACGGCGGCGCGTACGACGTGATGGGCTCGAAGCACCTGGGCGCGGACCTCAACCTCGCGTGGCCGACCGCGCAGGTCGCCGTCATGGGCGCGCAGGGCGCGGCGAACATCGTGCACCGCAAGACGCTCGCGAAGGCCGCCGAAGAGGGCAAGGACGTCGAAGCGCTGCGCGCCGAGCTGATCCAGGAGTACGAGGACGCGCTGCTCAACCCGTACGAAGCGGCTGAGCGCGGGTACGTCGACTCCGTCATCGTCCCGGCGCACACACGGGGTCACGTTGCGCGCGCGCTGTCGATGCTGCGGGACAAGCGCGAGACCCTGCCGCCCAAGAAGCACGGCAACATCCCGCTGTGA
- a CDS encoding GntR family transcriptional regulator, whose protein sequence is MVRRNPRSSPETASERAYRWTKERILDGRFEGGRLISEGEVADEVELSRTPVREAFLRLSTEGLLRLYPKKGALVVPVSASEAEDIAEARIFLERHAAAKVIGGGRQQEVAATMRELLAEQRSLSYPDPRFTSIDRDFHAALVHAAGNTLLDEFYSGLRDRQLRMVHTALRRDNADRPRIIIEEHTRICDLLESGEGDALHELIANHILAVSARVGGD, encoded by the coding sequence ATGGTGCGCCGGAACCCCCGCAGCTCACCGGAGACCGCGAGCGAACGGGCGTACCGGTGGACGAAGGAGCGGATCCTGGACGGCCGGTTCGAAGGCGGGCGCCTGATCAGCGAGGGCGAGGTCGCCGACGAGGTCGAGCTGTCCCGGACCCCGGTGCGGGAGGCGTTCCTGCGCCTGTCCACCGAGGGCCTGCTGCGGCTGTACCCGAAGAAGGGCGCGCTGGTCGTGCCGGTGTCCGCGAGCGAGGCCGAGGACATCGCCGAGGCGCGGATCTTCCTGGAGCGGCACGCCGCGGCGAAGGTCATCGGCGGCGGCCGGCAGCAGGAGGTGGCCGCGACGATGCGTGAACTGCTGGCGGAGCAGCGTTCGCTGAGCTACCCGGACCCGCGCTTCACGTCCATCGACCGGGACTTCCACGCCGCACTGGTGCACGCCGCCGGCAACACCCTGCTCGACGAGTTCTACTCGGGCCTGCGCGACCGGCAGCTGCGAATGGTCCATACCGCGCTGCGGCGGGACAACGCCGACCGGCCCCGGATCATCATCGAGGAGCACACCCGCATCTGCGACCTGCTGGAATCCGGCGAGGGAGACGCGTTGCACGAGCTGATCGCCAACCACATCCTCGCCGTGAGCGCCCGGGTGGGCGGGGACTAG
- a CDS encoding acyl-CoA carboxylase subunit epsilon produces MSDDEKRPFLRVVRGNPDDAELAAVTVVLAAAASTPPAPPSPERRSKWADRARLLRRSLHPGEGAWRASGLPR; encoded by the coding sequence ATGAGTGACGACGAGAAGCGGCCGTTCCTGCGGGTCGTGCGCGGTAACCCGGACGACGCCGAGCTGGCAGCCGTGACGGTGGTCCTGGCGGCGGCGGCCTCGACGCCGCCCGCCCCACCCAGTCCCGAGCGGCGCTCGAAGTGGGCCGACCGCGCCCGCCTGCTGCGGCGCTCCCTCCACCCGGGCGAGGGCGCCTGGCGCGCGTCCGGCCTTCCGCGCTGA
- a CDS encoding DHA2 family efflux MFS transporter permease subunit — protein sequence MARQPNPWAALSALCLGFFMILLDTTIVSIAIPAMVRELGTTLNSVVWVLSVYLLTYAVPMLFTSRLGDRFGPKRVFLAGLTVFTLASLWCGLSGNVEMLITARAVQGLGAALMTPQTLAFITHLFPPAKRGPAMGLWGGVAGLATITGPLLGGVLVDSLGWEWIFFVNVPVGVVAIVLTALLVPDWQPRHSHSFDVPGILLSAAGLFCLVFGIQNGQQYSWGKVFGPVNIFEIIGAGVLFLVAFVVWQRFNTREPLLPLRVFNNRNFSAGTATALAIGFAITGMFVPLVVYIQDVLGMSPTAAGVLTAPMSLLSGIVAPFIGRLSDRVNAKYLVMFGFVALAAGLGVIALQARPDTSPWALTPALLLCGIGTGFVFAPMSNVAMSSVDRTLAGSASGIFNTARQVGGVLGAAAIGVLLQARISAAMTAEHGNAPLALTTAARETLILPAAVLLLGAVAAIAMKRVVRPAPVAPQPEPALPS from the coding sequence ATGGCAAGACAGCCTAACCCGTGGGCGGCGCTTTCCGCGCTGTGCCTGGGTTTCTTCATGATCCTGCTGGACACCACGATCGTGTCCATCGCCATCCCGGCCATGGTCCGGGAGCTGGGCACCACGCTCAACTCCGTGGTCTGGGTGCTCAGCGTCTACCTGCTCACCTACGCGGTCCCGATGCTGTTCACCAGCCGGCTCGGCGACCGCTTCGGCCCGAAGCGGGTGTTCCTCGCCGGGCTCACGGTGTTCACCCTGGCCTCGCTGTGGTGCGGCCTGTCGGGCAACGTCGAAATGCTCATCACCGCCCGCGCCGTGCAGGGTCTCGGCGCCGCGCTGATGACCCCGCAGACGCTCGCGTTCATCACGCACCTGTTCCCGCCCGCCAAGCGCGGCCCGGCGATGGGCCTGTGGGGTGGGGTCGCCGGGCTGGCGACCATCACCGGCCCACTGCTGGGCGGCGTCCTGGTCGACAGCCTCGGCTGGGAGTGGATCTTCTTCGTGAACGTGCCGGTAGGCGTGGTCGCGATCGTGCTGACCGCGCTGCTCGTGCCGGACTGGCAGCCGCGGCACTCGCACTCGTTCGACGTCCCCGGCATCCTGCTGTCGGCCGCCGGCCTGTTCTGCCTGGTCTTCGGCATCCAGAACGGTCAGCAGTACAGCTGGGGCAAGGTGTTCGGGCCGGTGAACATCTTCGAGATCATCGGCGCCGGTGTCCTGTTCCTCGTCGCCTTCGTGGTGTGGCAACGGTTCAACACTCGCGAGCCACTCCTGCCGCTGCGCGTGTTCAACAACCGCAACTTCTCGGCCGGCACGGCCACCGCACTGGCGATCGGCTTCGCGATCACCGGCATGTTCGTCCCGCTCGTCGTCTACATCCAGGACGTGCTGGGCATGAGCCCGACCGCGGCCGGTGTGCTGACCGCGCCGATGTCGCTGCTGTCGGGCATCGTCGCGCCGTTCATCGGCCGTCTTTCGGACCGGGTCAACGCCAAGTACCTGGTGATGTTCGGCTTCGTGGCGCTCGCCGCGGGGCTCGGCGTGATCGCCCTGCAGGCCCGGCCGGACACCAGCCCGTGGGCGCTGACCCCCGCGCTGCTGCTGTGCGGGATCGGCACCGGCTTCGTGTTCGCGCCGATGAGCAACGTGGCGATGAGCTCGGTCGACCGCACCCTCGCCGGCTCCGCCTCCGGCATCTTCAACACCGCACGGCAGGTCGGCGGCGTGCTCGGCGCTGCCGCGATCGGCGTGCTGCTGCAGGCCCGCATCAGCGCCGCGATGACGGCCGAACACGGCAACGCGCCGCTGGCGCTGACCACAGCGGCGCGCGAGACGCTGATCCTGCCCGCCGCGGTGCTGCTGCTCGGCGCGGTCGCCGCGATCGCGATGAAACGGGTCGTCCGCCCGGCTCCCGTGGCACCCCAGCCGGAGCCTGCCCTACCCTCATAG
- a CDS encoding SRPBCC family protein, producing MDAEMDTVSGATVLRFERRFKHPVAKVWRAITDPAEMAHWFPATVETELKVGAPMTFVFPGTAPIDGARDGEILELDPPKVYAFRWNHDILRFELVPDGDGCVLHFTQTLGGGDLGRLAAGRNAAGWDHCLGALGARLDDRLDEPFTDWLSAMRHYLDVFGLAEGTRVDTAEGAELHFGLDLVWKPIEEAWQVLAERGPKPTRAEAPRLLEHDGEPGLVRWELFADPDFGTRVELTHVLPAEYADAELAAWPARLEDLFTAVHADR from the coding sequence ATGGACGCGGAGATGGACACGGTCAGCGGTGCGACCGTGCTGCGGTTCGAGCGGCGGTTCAAGCACCCCGTGGCGAAGGTGTGGCGGGCGATCACCGATCCCGCCGAGATGGCGCACTGGTTCCCGGCAACCGTCGAGACCGAGCTGAAGGTCGGCGCGCCGATGACGTTCGTCTTCCCCGGCACGGCTCCCATCGACGGCGCCCGCGACGGGGAGATCCTCGAGCTGGACCCACCGAAGGTGTACGCGTTCCGCTGGAACCACGACATCCTGCGGTTCGAGCTGGTGCCCGACGGGGACGGCTGCGTCCTGCACTTCACGCAGACGCTCGGCGGAGGCGATCTTGGCAGGCTGGCCGCGGGCCGCAACGCGGCGGGCTGGGACCACTGCCTCGGCGCGCTCGGCGCCCGCCTGGACGACCGCCTGGACGAGCCGTTCACCGACTGGCTTTCCGCGATGCGGCACTACCTCGACGTCTTCGGCCTCGCCGAGGGCACCCGCGTCGACACCGCCGAGGGGGCCGAGCTGCACTTCGGGCTCGACCTGGTGTGGAAGCCGATCGAGGAGGCCTGGCAGGTGCTCGCCGAGCGCGGACCGAAGCCGACCCGCGCCGAGGCGCCGAGGCTGCTGGAGCACGACGGCGAGCCCGGCCTGGTGCGCTGGGAGCTGTTCGCCGATCCCGACTTCGGCACCCGCGTCGAGCTGACGCACGTCCTGCCCGCCGAGTACGCGGACGCGGAGCTGGCGGCCTGGCCCGCCCGGCTCGAGGACCTCTTCACCGCCGTGCACGCCGATCGGTGA
- a CDS encoding Maf family protein, with translation MRFVLASASPARLSVLRAAGIEPSVVVSGVDEDAVAAALTDPRPDELVTALAVAKAEAVLETVAGTHGDAVIVGCDSMLSIEGEMLGKPGTPEAARKRWAQLAGNTGELLTGHAVLRLEGGKATRRATGSQTTTVRFADPSPEEIEAYIGTGEPLAVAGAFTLDGLGGWFVEGIDGDPSSVIGISLPLTRRLLAQVGLTVTDLWSLT, from the coding sequence GTGCGTTTCGTGCTGGCCTCTGCCTCCCCCGCCCGTCTCAGCGTGCTGCGTGCCGCCGGGATCGAACCGAGTGTCGTCGTCTCCGGCGTCGACGAGGACGCCGTCGCCGCGGCGCTGACCGACCCGAGGCCCGACGAGCTGGTCACCGCGCTCGCGGTCGCCAAGGCCGAGGCGGTGCTGGAGACGGTGGCCGGCACGCACGGCGACGCGGTGATCGTCGGCTGCGACTCGATGCTCTCGATCGAGGGCGAGATGCTCGGCAAGCCGGGCACCCCCGAGGCCGCCCGCAAGCGCTGGGCGCAGCTCGCCGGCAACACGGGTGAGCTGCTGACCGGGCACGCGGTGCTTCGGCTGGAGGGCGGCAAGGCGACCCGGCGGGCGACCGGCAGCCAGACGACCACCGTGCGCTTCGCCGATCCGTCACCGGAGGAGATCGAGGCCTACATCGGCACCGGCGAGCCACTCGCCGTGGCCGGGGCGTTCACCCTCGACGGGCTGGGCGGCTGGTTCGTCGAGGGCATCGACGGCGACCCGTCGAGCGTGATCGGCATCAGCCTGCCGCTCACCCGGCGGCTGCTCGCCCAGGTCGGCCTCACCGTCACTGACCTGTGGTCTCTCACATAG
- a CDS encoding DUF2000 domain-containing protein: MQAKTKIAVVVRDDLATWQRLNVTAFLVSGVAARFPETVGVEYEDASGQRYLPMFGQPVLVYAAAAGALTAAHQKAVERELAVAVYTEELFVTGNDVDNRAAVRAVPTEKLALAGIAVRGPRNAVDKAFKGLSLHP; the protein is encoded by the coding sequence ATGCAAGCGAAGACGAAGATCGCCGTCGTGGTGCGGGACGACCTGGCGACGTGGCAGCGGCTCAACGTGACGGCGTTCCTGGTGAGCGGCGTCGCCGCGCGGTTCCCAGAGACCGTCGGCGTCGAGTACGAGGACGCGTCCGGGCAGCGGTACCTGCCGATGTTCGGGCAGCCGGTGCTGGTGTACGCCGCGGCTGCCGGCGCACTGACCGCGGCGCACCAGAAGGCCGTCGAGCGCGAGCTCGCCGTCGCCGTCTACACCGAGGAACTGTTCGTGACCGGCAACGACGTCGACAACCGCGCCGCCGTGCGGGCTGTGCCGACCGAGAAGCTGGCGTTGGCCGGCATCGCGGTGCGCGGCCCCCGGAACGCGGTCGACAAAGCGTTCAAGGGCCTTTCGTTGCATCCTTGA
- a CDS encoding AraC family transcriptional regulator produces MTDWASYWRAADRPLEAMHAHFERHVYHRHSHETYSFGVTEAGAQAFTCRGAARTSAAGMVMAFNPEAPHDGQAALADGFTYRIVHIGPVLITDVLRDTADRQVGMPLFAEPVLEDAVLAAALRRLHAVLGESRLTQDEALHATVRALVGRGSTRPARTRSLPVGVRRARDLLEAAYAEDLRADDLAEAAGCSRFALHRAFVAAYGLAPSDYQRQLRLRAARRLLTEGHPPADAAAGAGFADQSHLTRWFKRYYGLTPGRFLTDNIPN; encoded by the coding sequence GTGACCGACTGGGCGAGCTACTGGCGGGCGGCGGACCGCCCGCTCGAAGCGATGCACGCCCATTTCGAACGGCACGTCTACCACCGGCACAGCCACGAGACCTACTCCTTCGGCGTCACCGAGGCGGGCGCGCAGGCGTTCACCTGCCGGGGCGCCGCGCGGACCAGCGCGGCCGGGATGGTGATGGCGTTCAACCCCGAGGCCCCGCACGACGGACAGGCCGCGCTCGCCGACGGCTTCACCTACCGGATCGTCCACATCGGACCGGTGCTGATCACGGATGTCCTGCGGGACACGGCAGATCGCCAGGTGGGCATGCCGCTGTTCGCCGAACCGGTGCTCGAGGACGCCGTGCTCGCCGCCGCGCTGCGCCGCCTGCACGCGGTCCTGGGCGAGAGCCGGCTGACGCAGGACGAAGCCCTGCACGCGACCGTCCGCGCACTCGTCGGCCGCGGTTCGACCCGTCCGGCGCGAACGCGGAGCCTCCCTGTCGGGGTGCGGCGGGCGCGTGACCTGCTCGAAGCCGCGTACGCGGAAGACCTCCGCGCGGACGACCTCGCCGAGGCCGCCGGCTGCAGCCGCTTCGCGCTGCATCGCGCCTTCGTCGCCGCGTACGGCCTCGCGCCCAGCGACTACCAGCGTCAGCTCCGGCTCCGCGCCGCGCGGCGGCTGCTGACCGAGGGCCACCCTCCCGCCGACGCCGCGGCGGGAGCCGGGTTCGCCGACCAGAGCCATCTGACGCGCTGGTTCAAGCGGTACTACGGCCTCACTCCGGGCCGGTTCTTGACAGATAATATTCCGAACTAG
- a CDS encoding MFS transporter, with product MRKAWFMWGLGALCYLTALFHRMSLSVAGLTAQERFSVDATGLAAFSVVQLVLYAVLQVPVGAAADRFGPRRLLLAGTALMAVGSTVFALATAYPLAMTGRALIGAGDAFLFVNVLRLAHNWFPGRRYALVAALTGMIGGLGQLIATAPLAALLTGFGWTTAFLAAGVVTAVLLAVVGLLLRESPTGSVAPVVTDEPFRESLRHAWRNRGTRHAMWTHYTLMGTFVSFTAVLGQPYLVSAQGRTPGAASGLLSVVVIGFVLVSTMAGQVGSRRPELRARLVATSASVSAACWVALVAIPGPLPTDVLAPVLFLIGAAGGVSMLAFDLARTSNHGHQAGIASGVANMGGFCFAVVAELGVGILLDALVAHGVAAPLAHRLAFGVVLVLALVGTFRLFRLHDHAGVRPRRAEVLEPVG from the coding sequence GTGCGCAAGGCGTGGTTCATGTGGGGGCTGGGTGCCCTCTGCTACCTCACCGCGCTCTTCCACCGGATGAGCCTGTCGGTGGCCGGTCTCACCGCACAGGAACGCTTCTCGGTCGACGCGACCGGTCTCGCCGCGTTCTCCGTGGTCCAGCTGGTGCTCTACGCCGTGCTGCAGGTGCCGGTCGGCGCCGCCGCCGACCGGTTCGGCCCGCGCCGGCTGCTGCTGGCCGGGACGGCGCTGATGGCGGTCGGCTCGACCGTCTTCGCCCTCGCCACGGCCTATCCGCTCGCGATGACCGGCCGCGCGCTGATCGGCGCGGGTGACGCCTTCCTGTTCGTCAACGTGCTCCGCCTGGCGCACAACTGGTTCCCCGGCCGCCGGTACGCACTCGTGGCCGCGCTGACCGGCATGATCGGTGGTCTCGGCCAGCTCATCGCGACCGCGCCGCTCGCCGCGCTGCTCACCGGGTTCGGCTGGACGACGGCCTTCCTCGCGGCGGGTGTGGTCACCGCGGTGCTGCTGGCCGTGGTGGGACTGCTGCTGCGCGAAAGCCCGACCGGCTCCGTGGCACCCGTCGTGACGGACGAGCCGTTCCGCGAGAGCCTGCGGCACGCCTGGCGCAACCGCGGCACCCGGCACGCGATGTGGACGCATTACACGTTGATGGGCACGTTCGTCTCGTTCACCGCGGTGCTCGGCCAGCCGTACCTGGTGAGCGCGCAGGGCCGGACGCCGGGCGCGGCGAGTGGCCTGCTGAGTGTCGTGGTGATCGGGTTCGTGCTGGTCAGCACCATGGCGGGGCAGGTGGGCTCCCGTCGTCCCGAACTGCGCGCACGGCTGGTCGCGACGTCGGCTTCGGTCAGCGCGGCGTGCTGGGTGGCGCTGGTCGCGATCCCCGGCCCGCTGCCGACGGACGTGCTCGCGCCCGTGCTGTTCCTGATCGGCGCGGCGGGCGGGGTGAGCATGCTGGCCTTCGACCTGGCCCGCACGTCGAACCACGGGCATCAGGCCGGGATCGCCAGCGGAGTGGCGAACATGGGCGGGTTCTGCTTCGCCGTGGTCGCCGAGCTGGGGGTCGGCATCCTGCTGGACGCGCTCGTCGCCCACGGCGTGGCGGCGCCCCTCGCGCACCGGCTGGCCTTCGGTGTCGTGCTGGTGCTGGCGCTGGTGGGCACGTTCCGGCTGTTCAGGCTGCACGATCACGCCGGTGTCCGGCCCCGGCGCGCGGAGGTGCTGGAGCCGGTCGGCTGA
- a CDS encoding dicarboxylate/amino acid:cation symporter, with protein sequence MSLLQTYRKPKVFGLVVVAALVVGALLGVLARQAHLSWLTTTLDTIGTIFANLLQVTVLPLVFTAIVLGIASLRGLGGARTAARLGGKTVLWFATTSFIAVLIGIAVGKIVNPGTGVSLRPNQSTVDKLASRDHGSWLDLVQNLVPSNVFAAFADGEILQVVVISLAVGLAAYALGDRAEPFVRFNRVVFDLVQKVLSWIIRLAPIGVLGLIGHAFATYGDQFARPLLSLIVAVYVGTLLVLFVVYPLLLRFVGKVSPVLFFRKAWTAIQFAFVSRSSGATLPLSRQTAVNLGVDPGYASFAVPLGTTTKMDGCAAVYPAVASIFIANLFGIHLGFGDYVLIVLVAVFGAIATAGVTGWFTMLTLTLSTLNLPPEVIATGIAVIYGIDPILDMMRTATNVTGQIAIPTWIARTENLLDDEILHSQTAPPLLEAEPEREPVNA encoded by the coding sequence GTGTCCCTGTTACAGACCTACCGCAAACCCAAGGTCTTCGGCCTCGTGGTGGTCGCCGCCCTGGTCGTCGGCGCGCTGCTCGGCGTCCTGGCCCGGCAGGCACACCTCAGCTGGCTGACCACCACCCTCGACACGATCGGCACGATCTTCGCGAACCTGCTGCAGGTGACCGTGCTGCCGCTGGTCTTCACCGCGATCGTGCTCGGCATCGCCAGCCTGCGCGGCCTCGGCGGCGCCCGCACCGCGGCGCGCCTCGGCGGGAAGACCGTGCTGTGGTTCGCCACCACGTCGTTCATCGCGGTGCTCATCGGCATCGCCGTCGGCAAGATCGTGAACCCTGGCACCGGTGTGTCGCTGCGGCCGAACCAGTCCACCGTGGACAAGCTCGCCAGCCGGGACCACGGGTCGTGGCTGGACCTGGTGCAGAACCTGGTGCCCAGCAACGTGTTCGCCGCCTTCGCCGACGGCGAGATCCTGCAGGTCGTCGTCATCTCGCTGGCCGTGGGGCTGGCCGCGTACGCGCTCGGCGACCGCGCGGAGCCGTTCGTGCGGTTCAACCGGGTCGTGTTCGACCTGGTGCAGAAGGTGCTGAGCTGGATCATCCGGCTCGCCCCGATCGGCGTCCTGGGCCTGATCGGGCACGCGTTCGCCACCTACGGCGACCAGTTCGCCCGGCCGCTGCTGTCGCTGATCGTCGCCGTCTACGTCGGCACGCTGCTGGTGCTGTTCGTGGTCTACCCGCTGCTGCTGCGGTTCGTCGGCAAGGTGAGCCCGGTGCTGTTCTTCCGCAAGGCCTGGACCGCGATCCAGTTCGCCTTCGTGTCGCGTTCCTCCGGCGCGACACTGCCGCTGAGCAGGCAGACCGCGGTGAACCTCGGCGTCGACCCCGGGTACGCGAGCTTCGCGGTGCCGCTGGGCACCACGACGAAGATGGACGGCTGCGCCGCGGTCTACCCCGCCGTCGCCAGCATCTTCATCGCGAACCTGTTCGGCATCCACCTCGGCTTCGGGGACTACGTGCTGATCGTGCTGGTGGCCGTGTTCGGCGCCATCGCGACCGCCGGGGTCACGGGCTGGTTCACCATGCTCACCCTGACGCTGAGCACGCTGAACCTGCCGCCCGAGGTGATCGCCACCGGCATCGCGGTGATCTACGGGATCGACCCGATCCTGGACATGATGCGCACCGCGACGAACGTGACCGGCCAGATCGCCATCCCGACCTGGATCGCCCGCACGGAGAACCTCCTCGACGACGAGATCCTGCACTCGCAAACCGCGCCGCCGCTGCTGGAGGCGGAACCCGAGCGCGAACCCGTCAACGCGTAG